One Alkalicoccus halolimnae DNA segment encodes these proteins:
- a CDS encoding DEAD/DEAH box helicase, protein MSNTFEQFQLSGEIREALAGMKYEQATEVQSLVIPRLLEGSDVIVKAKTGSGKTAAFAVPMCEKAVWEENKPQALVLTPTRELAMQVKEDIQNIGRFKRLKAALLVGQQPAAPQRVELNQKVHIVTGTPGRVLDHIEKGTLNLENVKYVVLDEADEMLNMGFIDQVEHILAEVPKERITSLFSATLPQKVIKLSEKYMNEPEIIETVLEEKPHIDFTWLETSRETKIEDLYKFLVKEQPESAVLFCNQKDMVDELTSYLKDRGLSCDKIHGGLEQKERTQVMEEFKRGTTRYLIASDVAARGIDVLDMPLVINVDVPIETEKFIHRTGRTARAGKEGKAVTFVIPQERRYADMIGRRLKTEVDLEPVPFTTALEEKSFQQKMNEVPQLKKDKSAPLEKNITKLYFNGGKKKKLRAFDFVGTITSIPGIEADDIGIITVESLATYVDILNGKGSVVLQDMQERKVKGKNLKVREARR, encoded by the coding sequence ATGAGTAATACGTTCGAACAGTTTCAACTAAGTGGAGAAATTCGTGAAGCGCTCGCAGGAATGAAATACGAACAGGCGACGGAAGTTCAGAGCCTTGTTATACCCAGGCTGCTGGAAGGCAGCGATGTTATAGTAAAAGCGAAAACAGGAAGCGGGAAAACAGCTGCCTTTGCTGTGCCGATGTGTGAGAAAGCTGTCTGGGAGGAAAATAAACCTCAGGCACTTGTGCTGACACCGACCCGGGAACTGGCTATGCAGGTAAAAGAAGACATTCAGAATATTGGACGGTTTAAACGTTTAAAAGCAGCTCTCCTCGTCGGTCAGCAGCCGGCAGCTCCTCAGCGGGTGGAACTGAATCAAAAGGTCCACATTGTTACCGGTACACCGGGAAGAGTATTGGATCATATAGAAAAAGGCACACTAAATTTGGAGAATGTTAAGTACGTGGTACTTGATGAAGCAGATGAAATGCTGAATATGGGTTTTATCGACCAGGTCGAGCATATCCTTGCTGAAGTACCCAAAGAACGAATCACTTCTTTGTTCTCAGCAACGCTCCCGCAAAAAGTGATTAAGCTTTCAGAAAAGTATATGAATGAGCCGGAAATTATTGAGACTGTACTGGAAGAAAAGCCTCATATTGATTTTACCTGGCTGGAGACCTCCCGGGAAACGAAAATAGAAGATCTCTATAAATTTCTCGTGAAAGAACAGCCGGAATCAGCTGTACTGTTCTGCAACCAGAAGGATATGGTTGATGAACTGACCTCCTACTTGAAGGATCGGGGCCTCTCCTGCGATAAAATCCACGGAGGGCTCGAACAAAAAGAACGGACTCAGGTTATGGAAGAATTTAAGCGCGGCACAACCCGCTATCTTATTGCTTCTGACGTAGCAGCACGGGGAATTGATGTGCTTGATATGCCTCTTGTTATAAACGTGGATGTTCCTATTGAAACGGAGAAATTTATTCACCGGACAGGGCGGACGGCGCGGGCAGGCAAAGAGGGAAAAGCGGTGACCTTTGTTATTCCTCAGGAAAGGCGTTATGCGGATATGATCGGACGCCGTTTAAAAACAGAAGTAGACCTGGAGCCGGTACCTTTCACAACAGCCCTTGAAGAGAAATCTTTTCAGCAGAAAATGAATGAAGTTCCTCAGCTTAAAAAAGACAAGAGTGCCCCTCTGGAAAAGAACATTACTAAGCTTTATTTTAATGGAGGAAAAAAGAAAAAGCTTCGAGCTTTTGATTTTGTCGGTACAATCACCTCGATTCCCGGTATTGAAGCTGATGACATTGGAATTATTACCGTAGAATCATTGGCTACTTATGTTGATATTCTCAACGGTAAAGGATCCGTGGTTCTTCAGGATATGCAGGAACGAAAGGTGAAAGGAAAGAATTTAAAAGTAAGAGAAGCAAGAAGATAG
- a CDS encoding DNA primase, producing the protein MKKQLSLSVLSGVFAVGMLAACGDGGNEETNDPANGGNNTEMEDNTGDDPAGNTENDPMSDDDDDDDDATMNDDDDDDDDATMNDDDDDDDATMNDDDDDAAMNDDDDDDDDDDDDASMNDDDDDDDM; encoded by the coding sequence ATGAAAAAACAACTATCACTATCTGTACTTTCCGGAGTTTTTGCAGTAGGAATGCTTGCTGCCTGCGGAGATGGGGGAAATGAAGAAACAAATGATCCAGCAAACGGCGGTAACAATACGGAGATGGAAGATAACACTGGTGATGACCCAGCTGGTAATACAGAAAATGATCCGATGAGCGATGATGACGACGATGACGATGATGCTACTATGAACGATGACGACGACGATGATGATGACGCTACTATGAACGATGACGATGACGACGATGACGCTACTATGAACGATGATGACGATGATGCTGCTATGAACGATGACGATGACGATGACGACGACGATGATGACGATGCCTCTATGAACGACGACGATGACGATGACGATATGTAA
- a CDS encoding response regulator transcription factor: protein MHGNQLTADRAVDDRILIIDYDRYLSGSSEQRLKDILSEKQVIIEKNSDASLNEANYVFLLVESVSLESLGWIEGVLGQLRGVKVLVVTVGRPKASLVPYISNRLNGILSLHSLYTYGSAIIDTLNKYGFFLEQNLHGDLVHQLHDQKLRDRPIKRLVLRKEEVQYRLTKNECSVLQHILDGHNNRNIAELMYLAPSTVSTVISHLLKKLGANDRTDAMVKIIRNGWVDALR, encoded by the coding sequence ATGCATGGAAATCAACTCACGGCGGACAGAGCAGTAGACGATCGGATCCTCATCATTGATTATGATCGTTATCTTTCGGGAAGCTCTGAACAACGCTTAAAAGACATTCTTTCAGAAAAACAGGTCATTATAGAGAAAAACAGCGATGCCTCTTTAAACGAAGCAAACTATGTATTTTTGCTTGTAGAATCTGTTTCCTTGGAATCGTTAGGGTGGATTGAAGGAGTTCTGGGGCAGCTGAGAGGGGTTAAAGTTCTCGTGGTGACGGTCGGGCGCCCTAAAGCTTCGCTCGTTCCTTACATTTCAAACAGGCTGAATGGTATTCTTTCCCTCCACAGCTTATATACATACGGAAGTGCAATTATAGATACGTTGAATAAATATGGTTTTTTCCTGGAACAGAATCTCCATGGGGACCTGGTTCATCAGCTGCACGATCAAAAACTCCGTGACCGCCCAATTAAAAGGCTGGTTCTAAGAAAAGAGGAGGTCCAGTACCGGCTTACGAAAAACGAATGCTCCGTTCTTCAGCATATTCTTGATGGCCATAACAATCGAAATATTGCGGAGCTGATGTATCTTGCTCCTTCCACGGTCAGTACGGTCATCAGTCATCTGCTTAAAAAGCTCGGCGCAAACGACCGTACGGATGCCATGGTAAAGATTATCCGAAATGGATGGGTCGATGCCCTCCGTTGA
- a CDS encoding ComF family protein, which yields MRSCCLICQQSWRQEADWLNVFYARPIPLCTICTSQLKPLDNKGCRVCGHPGVDFCSDCRQRSGSSEFTQRSLYPYNPFVKDVLTAFKYRGDAKLAEVFSRELYLLAVSNFQKWDLAACIPLTKERLRVRGFNQAELLAEHFTPAPLLERTSPPSKQSKSSAAGRRLNTEHIFSCSDSKQIKGKRILLIDDIYTTGATLHAASEALIQDGASSVKGVTAARALLKNS from the coding sequence ATGAGGAGCTGCTGCCTGATCTGTCAACAGTCCTGGCGTCAGGAAGCTGACTGGCTTAACGTTTTTTACGCACGGCCGATCCCACTTTGCACGATTTGTACTTCCCAGTTAAAGCCTCTGGATAATAAAGGCTGTCGAGTCTGCGGGCATCCTGGAGTCGACTTTTGCAGCGACTGCCGACAGCGAAGTGGATCTTCGGAATTCACCCAGCGTTCTCTTTATCCCTATAATCCATTTGTGAAAGATGTTTTAACGGCTTTCAAATATCGAGGAGATGCGAAGCTTGCAGAAGTTTTTTCAAGAGAGCTCTATCTTCTTGCAGTCAGTAATTTCCAAAAATGGGATTTAGCAGCCTGCATCCCTCTTACAAAAGAGCGGCTCCGTGTCCGGGGATTTAACCAGGCGGAACTTCTGGCAGAGCATTTCACGCCGGCCCCGCTTCTTGAAAGAACCAGCCCTCCTTCCAAACAGAGTAAATCTTCGGCTGCGGGGCGGAGGTTAAATACAGAACATATATTTTCCTGCAGTGATTCTAAGCAGATAAAAGGAAAACGAATTCTGCTTATAGATGATATTTATACAACCGGAGCCACGCTTCATGCTGCTTCTGAAGCGCTGATACAAGACGGCGCATCGTCAGTGAAAGGAGTAACGGCAGCCCGGGCACTTTTAAAAAATTCCTGA
- a CDS encoding DEAD/DEAH box helicase family protein, whose amino-acid sequence MQEQAANKLVDAFEKGQQKNILLWAVCGAGKTEMLFPLISTCLMQNKPVMICTPRRDVVQELEPRLTTAFPKAAVAGFYGGKKAEERYRQADIFIATTHQLLRFHQAFDLLIIDEVDAFPFTMDLRLQFAAEQARTKKALTVQVTATPSEKQRKQVKRKTLEAAIVSRRYHGYDLPVPKTVWAGNWKKNLHKGHLPAPLKTFLERNMQKQVLLFVPEVSMLPDVEKGINKFSSRIRAASVHAGEENRSDLVKAFRHKKLDVLITTTILERGITIEDVQAAVLGAEAPVFTETALIQIAGRAGRSSAFPNGEVIFFHFGKTRAMKRSIRTICRLNRGGFS is encoded by the coding sequence ATGCAGGAGCAGGCTGCGAATAAGCTTGTCGATGCATTTGAAAAAGGACAACAAAAGAATATACTTTTGTGGGCTGTATGCGGAGCTGGTAAAACGGAAATGCTTTTTCCGCTTATAAGTACCTGCCTGATGCAGAACAAACCGGTGATGATATGTACTCCTAGGCGGGATGTCGTGCAGGAACTGGAACCCAGGCTGACTACAGCCTTTCCGAAAGCTGCAGTTGCAGGGTTCTACGGAGGGAAAAAGGCAGAAGAAAGATACCGTCAGGCAGACATATTTATTGCCACTACTCATCAGCTGCTTCGGTTTCATCAGGCTTTTGACCTGTTAATTATTGATGAGGTGGATGCTTTCCCATTTACAATGGACCTCCGCCTGCAGTTTGCGGCGGAACAGGCGCGGACGAAAAAGGCACTTACCGTCCAGGTAACTGCTACTCCATCGGAAAAGCAGAGAAAACAAGTGAAGCGCAAAACCTTGGAAGCAGCCATCGTATCCAGAAGGTATCACGGGTACGACCTCCCTGTTCCTAAAACGGTCTGGGCCGGTAATTGGAAAAAAAATCTTCATAAAGGGCATCTTCCAGCGCCATTAAAAACATTTTTGGAGCGGAACATGCAGAAGCAGGTTCTATTATTCGTTCCGGAAGTGTCCATGCTTCCGGATGTTGAAAAAGGTATCAATAAATTCAGCAGCCGGATTAGAGCAGCATCTGTGCATGCAGGAGAAGAAAATAGATCAGACCTGGTAAAAGCGTTCCGTCATAAAAAACTGGACGTATTAATTACGACAACGATACTGGAGAGGGGAATAACGATTGAAGACGTACAGGCAGCTGTCCTCGGAGCGGAAGCCCCTGTATTTACAGAAACAGCTCTTATTCAAATTGCAGGAAGAGCCGGGAGAAGCAGCGCTTTTCCGAATGGAGAAGTCATCTTTTTTCACTTCGGAAAAACGAGGGCAATGAAACGTTCGATTCGGACGATCTGCAGGCTGAATCGAGGGGGATTCTCATGA
- a CDS encoding DegV family protein, with amino-acid sequence MSKIAIVTDSTAYIPEEIREKNNITMVPLNVIFGEEVYREEWDITGEDFYYKMKNTDKLPTTSQPSIGLFEETFRELAADHDEIIVVTLSSGISGTYQTAVAAGSMFDGLPVHVFDTEISCMVQGFYALEAAKLAGENASSADILKRLEALRSRTKAYFMADDLSHLHRGGRLNGAQLFIGSMLKVKPVLHFENKKIVPYEKVRTEKKALAKIKALLHEEARHGLPLHIAVIHANRQEKAEQLAEEIRLEYPESTVYISHFGPVIGTHIGEGSLGIGWMDMSVS; translated from the coding sequence ATGAGTAAAATAGCAATTGTTACTGACAGTACCGCCTACATACCGGAAGAAATACGCGAAAAAAATAATATTACGATGGTTCCGCTGAATGTCATTTTCGGAGAAGAAGTATACCGTGAGGAGTGGGATATTACAGGAGAGGACTTCTATTATAAAATGAAGAATACAGATAAGCTCCCCACAACTTCCCAGCCGAGTATCGGATTATTTGAAGAAACCTTCCGGGAACTGGCAGCAGACCACGATGAAATAATCGTCGTCACCCTTTCAAGCGGTATTAGTGGCACTTACCAGACTGCAGTAGCAGCAGGATCGATGTTTGATGGACTGCCGGTTCACGTTTTCGATACGGAAATAAGCTGTATGGTTCAAGGTTTCTATGCATTGGAAGCTGCCAAATTGGCAGGCGAAAACGCTTCTTCCGCAGATATTCTGAAACGTCTGGAAGCTTTAAGGAGCCGGACGAAAGCCTACTTTATGGCGGACGACTTAAGTCATCTTCACAGGGGGGGGCGTCTGAATGGGGCCCAGCTCTTTATAGGAAGCATGCTTAAGGTGAAGCCGGTTCTTCATTTTGAAAATAAAAAAATAGTGCCCTATGAAAAAGTCAGAACAGAAAAGAAAGCTCTTGCTAAAATAAAAGCGCTTCTCCATGAAGAAGCCAGGCACGGACTGCCTCTTCATATTGCAGTTATTCATGCGAACAGGCAGGAAAAAGCAGAGCAGCTTGCCGAAGAAATCCGTCTCGAATACCCGGAATCAACCGTTTATATCAGTCACTTCGGCCCCGTGATCGGTACCCATATTGGAGAAGGCAGTCTGGGGATCGGCTGGATGGATATGAGTGTGAGTTGA
- a CDS encoding response regulator transcription factor, with product MENKLRIVLIDDHQLFREGVKRILSMEDDLEVVAEGNDGREVIDLVRQNQPDVVLMDVNMPDVSGVEATKSLVETFPNVKVLILSIHDDETYVTQVLKTGAAGYLLKEMDTEALIEAVKVVGQGGAYVHPKVTYNLIKEYRRLATDGGGETEVGFREVEYRRPLHLLTRRECEVLQLMTDGKSNRSIGEALYISEKTVKNHVSNILQKMGMNDRTQAVVDAIKNGWVKVN from the coding sequence ATGGAAAATAAACTGCGAATTGTTTTAATAGATGACCACCAGCTGTTTCGTGAAGGAGTAAAGCGTATCTTATCTATGGAAGATGATCTCGAAGTCGTTGCAGAAGGCAATGATGGAAGAGAGGTAATCGATCTTGTGCGCCAGAATCAGCCGGATGTCGTTTTAATGGACGTAAATATGCCCGATGTAAGCGGCGTGGAAGCGACGAAATCCCTTGTAGAAACTTTCCCTAACGTGAAAGTGCTGATCCTCTCTATTCACGACGACGAAACCTATGTAACGCAGGTGCTGAAAACCGGTGCTGCAGGATACCTGCTTAAAGAAATGGATACGGAAGCTCTCATCGAAGCGGTGAAAGTAGTCGGACAGGGGGGTGCTTATGTGCATCCTAAAGTGACCTATAATTTGATTAAAGAGTACCGGCGTCTGGCTACGGACGGCGGAGGAGAGACAGAAGTCGGGTTCCGCGAAGTGGAATACCGCCGGCCGCTTCACCTGCTTACACGCAGGGAATGCGAAGTCCTCCAGCTTATGACCGATGGAAAAAGCAACCGTTCTATTGGGGAAGCGTTGTATATAAGTGAAAAAACGGTTAAAAACCATGTCAGTAACATTCTCCAGAAGATGGGGATGAATGACCGGACTCAGGCTGTCGTAGATGCTATTAAAAACGGCTGGGTAAAAGTAAATTGA
- a CDS encoding sensor histidine kinase, whose protein sequence is MAALPIIENILGSVDQAMSEGREKLFEAGENARNEQCRLQTELYQLKISMENPNIGESARKFPSEDREKIWEKRFLQIEEQLKELEDVIQQSEGLLQQLHTAAHYLKEDVPRTSDPQISSGLHVLRLHETAQKRLARDIHDGPAQLMANAAMHAEILARTAAKGSVDQLGKETETLKKTIKESLLETRRIIFDLRAPELHQSGLIQALAKYAETMQNRSGVRIRVKTAGEVPFRYPALEAAAYRFVQEAVQNAVKHAGAGTISVKAEIQPNNLFLTVTDDGGGFSTAAQREDSFGLEGMKERIQLLGGQVTIDSGQEEGTTITAAIPVTSESENYSGGR, encoded by the coding sequence ATGGCGGCGCTACCTATTATTGAAAATATTTTAGGCAGTGTAGATCAGGCAATGAGTGAAGGGCGCGAAAAGCTTTTTGAAGCAGGCGAAAACGCCCGGAACGAACAGTGCCGTCTGCAAACAGAATTGTATCAGCTTAAAATAAGCATGGAAAATCCGAATATCGGAGAATCAGCACGAAAATTTCCTTCAGAAGATCGTGAAAAAATCTGGGAAAAGCGGTTTCTGCAGATTGAAGAACAACTAAAAGAACTGGAGGATGTTATCCAGCAGTCAGAGGGACTTCTGCAGCAGCTTCATACTGCAGCACATTATTTGAAGGAGGACGTTCCACGAACCAGTGATCCTCAGATATCTTCGGGACTTCATGTCCTAAGGCTTCATGAAACCGCCCAGAAAAGGCTGGCGAGAGATATCCACGATGGCCCGGCACAGCTTATGGCAAATGCTGCGATGCATGCAGAAATACTTGCAAGAACGGCTGCTAAAGGTTCTGTGGATCAACTCGGGAAAGAAACAGAAACTCTCAAAAAAACGATTAAAGAGTCTCTTCTGGAGACCCGCCGGATCATTTTCGATCTCCGTGCCCCGGAACTGCACCAAAGCGGACTCATTCAAGCTCTCGCAAAGTATGCAGAAACGATGCAGAATCGAAGCGGGGTTCGGATTAGAGTGAAAACAGCAGGGGAAGTGCCCTTCCGCTATCCGGCTCTTGAAGCGGCTGCATACCGGTTTGTTCAGGAGGCGGTGCAGAATGCGGTAAAACATGCCGGTGCGGGAACTATTTCTGTTAAGGCAGAAATACAGCCAAATAATCTTTTTCTTACTGTGACAGATGACGGCGGAGGATTTTCAACGGCCGCTCAAAGAGAAGACTCTTTTGGTCTTGAAGGGATGAAAGAACGAATTCAGCTGCTGGGGGGGCAGGTAACGATTGATTCCGGGCAAGAAGAAGGAACGACTATTACTGCTGCCATCCCTGTTACAAGCGAGTCAGAAAACTATTCAGGAGGAAGATAA
- a CDS encoding YigZ family protein: MLSTYFTVKPYGESEIIIQKSRFLVYVKRVTSEEEARTFIAEIKNNHLDASHNCSAYMIGEHDLIQKANDDGEPSGTAGVPMLEVLKQRKLKDTCIVVTRYFGGIKLGGGGLIRAYGSAASAGIQAAGVVERRLTSLCSAIFDYSHLGKIENEVRSSPYKLYNISYEEKVTVTCYVEAGFEENFEQWMQNLTNGQAKLTRDGTAYLETDIKSSGSERF; this comes from the coding sequence ATGCTGAGTACTTACTTTACCGTCAAACCGTACGGCGAATCAGAAATAATAATTCAAAAGTCACGATTTCTCGTTTATGTAAAACGCGTTACTTCCGAAGAAGAAGCCCGTACCTTTATTGCCGAAATTAAAAATAACCATCTTGATGCTTCCCACAACTGCTCCGCTTATATGATCGGGGAACATGATTTGATTCAAAAAGCCAATGACGATGGCGAGCCATCCGGTACTGCCGGAGTTCCTATGCTCGAAGTTTTAAAACAACGGAAATTGAAGGACACCTGCATCGTAGTAACCCGATATTTCGGAGGGATCAAACTTGGCGGGGGCGGTTTAATACGCGCTTACGGCTCCGCTGCAAGTGCCGGTATTCAAGCAGCAGGAGTAGTAGAACGGCGCCTCACCTCTCTCTGCTCAGCCATTTTTGACTATTCACATCTTGGGAAGATTGAAAATGAAGTGCGTTCTTCACCCTATAAGCTTTACAATATATCCTACGAAGAAAAGGTAACGGTCACCTGTTACGTAGAGGCAGGATTTGAAGAGAATTTTGAACAATGGATGCAGAACTTAACGAACGGACAGGCAAAACTTACGCGGGACGGAACCGCTTATTTAGAAACAGACATAAAATCTTCAGGTAGTGAACGGTTTTAG
- a CDS encoding glycosyltransferase family 4 protein, with amino-acid sequence MTYIYISTACFIAALLVTPLVKILAVKVGAVDLPNPRKIHSIMMPRLGGLAIYISFMIGMLIMMPVSPYFWPIIIGGTIIIITGFLDDMRELSPKMKLFGQTMAAAVVMSGGIYVEFINLPFDGILYLGIFGLPLTFLWIIGITNAINLIDGLDGLAAGVSAIVLTTITIIAIINDNLFIIALGSVLLASTAGFLFYNFYPAKIFMGDTGALFLGFMIAVISLLGFKTVTLFSLIIPIFILAVPITDTMFAIIRRFINKKPLAAADKFHMHHCFLRLGYSHRSSVLMIYGISAFFALAAVLLTQSTLWGTLVISLLLLFAIEILAEATGLLHADYRPVLNIINRIKGLKTTS; translated from the coding sequence ATGACATATATCTATATTTCAACAGCCTGCTTTATTGCAGCCCTGCTCGTTACCCCGCTTGTGAAAATTCTCGCAGTAAAAGTAGGTGCAGTCGATCTACCTAACCCGCGGAAAATCCATAGTATTATGATGCCCCGGCTCGGTGGACTGGCTATTTATATCAGCTTTATGATCGGTATGCTTATCATGATGCCGGTGAGTCCATATTTTTGGCCTATTATTATTGGGGGAACGATCATTATCATTACTGGTTTTCTGGATGACATGCGGGAACTTTCACCCAAAATGAAACTTTTCGGTCAGACGATGGCTGCGGCTGTCGTTATGTCGGGCGGTATTTACGTTGAATTTATCAATCTGCCTTTTGACGGTATCCTGTATCTTGGGATCTTTGGTCTGCCGCTCACTTTTTTATGGATTATCGGCATTACTAACGCTATTAATCTTATCGACGGCCTTGATGGTCTTGCTGCTGGAGTTTCTGCCATCGTACTGACGACCATTACGATCATTGCTATTATAAATGACAATTTATTTATTATTGCTCTAGGTTCTGTTCTGCTTGCGAGTACAGCAGGGTTTCTGTTTTATAATTTTTATCCTGCAAAAATTTTCATGGGAGATACAGGAGCTTTGTTTTTAGGTTTTATGATCGCCGTTATTTCACTGCTTGGCTTTAAAACGGTAACTCTTTTTTCACTTATCATCCCTATTTTTATTCTTGCAGTACCGATAACGGATACGATGTTCGCCATCATCCGGCGATTCATAAACAAAAAGCCTTTAGCGGCTGCTGATAAGTTTCATATGCATCACTGTTTCCTCCGGCTTGGATATTCCCACCGCAGTTCAGTGTTAATGATATACGGCATCAGTGCTTTTTTCGCTCTTGCTGCGGTACTTCTTACACAGTCGACGTTATGGGGGACGCTGGTGATTAGTCTGCTGCTGCTGTTTGCTATTGAAATTCTTGCGGAAGCAACCGGCCTGCTTCATGCTGATTATCGTCCGGTGCTGAATATAATCAATCGCATAAAAGGATTGAAAACGACGTCCTGA
- the csaB gene encoding polysaccharide pyruvyl transferase CsaB — MKIVLSGYYGFDNAGDEAILRSIIELIRKEEKETAIFVLSNNPQQTEERFGVNAVNRWNVKELFAVLRGADRLISGGGSLFQDSTGLGSVVYYSAVIWAAKVMRVPVSVFAQGIGPLLMKKSRFLTAKSIKQADKISVRDEASRKLLREIGVKKKVTLVPDPVLSLENDYSTASAEASYISVSIRDWKDGKDHLQKVAETLDMLMEAGEKIILVPMHGEEDAKAAAQVISYMDASEYDGAAIFEYEASFEEKMQVIAESKFLIGMRLHALVFAAVSSVPFAAVSYDPKIDAFALLCGQEPACHIEDSSWTANDLYNKINYTFQTKNEFLKTMDAYVQRSKEELRRAAAEAFK; from the coding sequence ATGAAGATTGTATTATCCGGCTATTACGGCTTCGACAATGCTGGTGATGAAGCGATTCTCCGTTCCATTATCGAGCTGATACGAAAAGAAGAAAAAGAGACAGCTATTTTTGTTCTATCAAATAATCCGCAGCAGACAGAAGAACGGTTTGGCGTAAATGCGGTCAACCGCTGGAATGTTAAAGAACTGTTCGCTGTTCTCCGCGGAGCAGATCGTCTTATCAGCGGTGGAGGAAGTTTATTTCAGGACAGTACAGGACTTGGGAGTGTTGTTTATTACAGCGCGGTGATCTGGGCAGCTAAAGTCATGAGGGTGCCTGTGAGTGTTTTTGCTCAGGGCATCGGTCCGCTTCTTATGAAAAAAAGCCGTTTTCTAACGGCAAAATCGATAAAACAGGCAGATAAAATTTCTGTCAGGGATGAAGCTTCGAGAAAACTGCTCCGGGAAATAGGGGTCAAAAAAAAGGTTACGCTCGTTCCAGACCCTGTTCTCAGTCTGGAAAATGACTATTCGACAGCTTCTGCTGAAGCGTCGTATATAAGCGTCTCCATCCGCGACTGGAAAGATGGAAAAGACCATTTGCAGAAAGTAGCGGAAACGCTGGATATGCTGATGGAGGCAGGGGAAAAAATCATTCTTGTGCCTATGCATGGAGAAGAAGATGCGAAAGCAGCAGCGCAGGTTATTTCCTATATGGATGCATCAGAATACGATGGAGCAGCTATATTCGAATATGAAGCATCTTTTGAAGAAAAGATGCAGGTTATAGCTGAATCGAAATTTTTAATTGGGATGAGGCTTCACGCGCTAGTTTTTGCAGCTGTTTCCAGCGTTCCTTTTGCAGCTGTTTCCTACGATCCTAAGATAGATGCTTTTGCGCTTCTCTGCGGGCAGGAACCAGCCTGTCATATAGAAGACAGCAGCTGGACAGCAAATGATCTATACAACAAAATAAATTACACTTTCCAGACAAAAAATGAGTTTTTGAAAACGATGGATGCTTATGTACAGAGGTCAAAAGAAGAACTGCGCAGGGCAGCTGCGGAAGCTTTTAAATAA